A single window of Micrococcaceae bacterium Sec5.1 DNA harbors:
- a CDS encoding EamA family transporter, with amino-acid sequence MSATKTKADAKGFLASGLGIALFSSAVFGTSGSFAKSMLETGWSPGAAVAVRLTGAALILAIPGVVVLRGRWHQLKDNWLTILLFGLIGVAGCQLFYFNAVARLSVGVALLLEYLAPVMIVLWLWIASRRRPRALTAAGALLSLGGLVLVLDLTGAVKVDFIGVLWGMAAAVCLVIYFFITAKENDTLPPLVLASGGLLVGALVMWLVGALGLIPMTFSTADTTLGSWTIPWWVSAVGLVILATVLAYVSGIMAARSLGSKVASFVSLTEVLFAVIWAWLLLGELPGSIQLLGGLLIVGGVVLVRVDELRGDRKAARTAEEAVGARVLDHANDVEPVPSGPVAKVPRD; translated from the coding sequence GTGTCAGCTACAAAGACGAAGGCTGATGCAAAAGGTTTCCTGGCCTCAGGACTCGGCATCGCTCTCTTTTCTTCCGCAGTTTTCGGCACCTCCGGCTCCTTCGCTAAATCCATGCTGGAAACCGGCTGGTCACCCGGCGCTGCTGTTGCCGTGCGACTCACCGGTGCCGCGCTGATCCTGGCGATTCCCGGCGTCGTAGTTCTCCGCGGCCGCTGGCACCAGCTCAAGGACAACTGGCTGACTATCCTGCTGTTCGGGCTCATCGGAGTCGCCGGCTGCCAGCTGTTCTACTTCAATGCGGTGGCCCGCTTGTCCGTGGGTGTCGCACTGCTGCTCGAATACCTGGCTCCGGTGATGATCGTGCTGTGGCTTTGGATCGCCAGCCGACGCCGTCCCCGGGCCCTCACCGCTGCCGGCGCACTGCTTTCGCTGGGCGGACTGGTCCTTGTCCTGGACCTGACCGGTGCTGTGAAGGTGGACTTCATCGGTGTCCTCTGGGGCATGGCAGCCGCAGTGTGCCTTGTGATCTATTTCTTCATCACAGCCAAGGAAAACGACACTCTTCCGCCACTCGTGCTCGCCTCGGGCGGGCTTCTGGTGGGCGCGCTGGTCATGTGGCTGGTGGGCGCCTTGGGATTGATCCCCATGACATTCAGTACCGCTGATACGACCCTCGGCTCATGGACAATACCTTGGTGGGTTTCGGCTGTGGGACTTGTTATTCTCGCGACCGTCCTCGCTTACGTTTCAGGGATCATGGCGGCGCGCAGCCTGGGGTCCAAAGTGGCGTCATTCGTTTCGCTGACAGAGGTGCTGTTCGCCGTGATCTGGGCCTGGCTGCTGTTGGGCGAACTGCCGGGTTCCATCCAGTTGCTGGGCGGACTTCTGATTGTGGGCGGTGTGGTCCTGGTCCGCGTGGACGAATTGCGCGGCGACCGCAAGGCAGCCCGGACCGCTGAAGAGGCCGTCGGCGCCAGGGTCCTGGATCACGCGAACGACGTCGAACCTGTCCCCTCGGGGCCTGTCGCCAAGGTCCCACGGGACTAA
- a CDS encoding CGNR zinc finger domain-containing protein, producing the protein MHFAPDTEIALRSVVNLVNTAANGEDSLTSVEDLDAFLAAEEFSGSRTHDEAELRSIKRLRSELASLWSADEDTAAKTVNKLLVDAKALPQLVKHDHWDWHLHATTPEAPLADRMGTEAAMAIIDVIRSQEMDRMRVCAADDCDAVVLDLSRNRSKLYCDTGNCANRAHVAAYRARKAAEGE; encoded by the coding sequence GTGCATTTTGCGCCTGACACCGAGATTGCACTTCGCAGCGTCGTAAATCTCGTCAACACCGCAGCCAATGGCGAGGATTCCCTGACGTCCGTGGAGGACCTTGACGCGTTTCTGGCGGCCGAAGAATTTTCCGGTTCGAGGACTCATGACGAAGCGGAATTGCGCAGTATCAAGCGCCTCCGGAGCGAATTGGCATCACTGTGGTCCGCCGATGAGGACACCGCCGCAAAGACTGTGAACAAACTGCTGGTTGACGCCAAGGCACTCCCCCAACTCGTGAAGCACGATCACTGGGACTGGCATCTCCACGCCACAACCCCCGAAGCACCCTTGGCCGACCGCATGGGCACGGAAGCTGCCATGGCAATCATTGACGTGATCCGCAGCCAGGAAATGGACCGCATGCGCGTGTGCGCCGCCGACGACTGCGACGCCGTGGTCCTTGACCTCAGCCGGAACCGTTCCAAGCTCTATTGCGACACAGGTAACTGCGCCAACCGGGCCCACGTCGCGGCATATAGGGCAAGGAAAGCTGCTGAGGGCGAGTAA
- a CDS encoding DUF308 domain-containing protein — protein MTLPANSAQTPSASVAELWKPVLIRAAVALVFGLVTIFWGSPSVQVLAWAIGLYLLGTAGALWMSPVLPAAVPVVVAAGGVAALVTQSDAGVALSAAAALLVLGVFELVHSLRNRDTLTRDWIVSGVIAVGTAVALPFFISLGAHALLGVAGGGAILSGVLWMLSGLTLRHDAQSGTQATAPGASPEAVN, from the coding sequence GTGACTCTCCCAGCGAATTCTGCCCAGACACCGTCTGCCTCCGTGGCCGAGCTCTGGAAACCCGTGCTGATCCGCGCTGCGGTTGCACTGGTATTTGGCCTTGTCACGATCTTCTGGGGATCGCCTTCTGTGCAGGTCCTCGCGTGGGCTATCGGCCTCTATCTGCTGGGGACGGCAGGCGCTTTGTGGATGTCCCCCGTTCTGCCGGCGGCCGTTCCGGTGGTGGTCGCTGCAGGCGGTGTGGCGGCTTTGGTCACTCAGTCCGACGCCGGCGTCGCGCTTTCCGCCGCCGCAGCGCTACTGGTACTTGGCGTCTTTGAACTGGTCCACAGCCTGCGAAATCGCGACACGTTGACCCGTGACTGGATTGTTTCCGGCGTTATCGCTGTGGGTACTGCAGTGGCGTTGCCGTTCTTCATTTCGCTCGGGGCGCACGCCCTTTTGGGCGTCGCTGGTGGCGGCGCGATCCTTTCCGGAGTGTTGTGGATGCTCTCCGGACTCACCCTCCGGCATGACGCTCAGTCGGGGACCCAGGCCACTGCGCCGGGCGCTTCCCCCGAGGCCGTAAACTAG
- a CDS encoding MATE family efflux transporter, whose translation MPQTTTITTRSNAREILHLAVPAFGALIAEPLFLLADSAIVGHLGVDQLAGVGLASTIMHTAVGLMVFLAYSTTPAVARAIGDGKLAKALAAGRDGVWLALVLGISLAVVGFVAAEPLVGLMGATGDVRGFAVDYLRWSMPGLAAMLLIFAGTGVLRGLQDTRTPLVVATAGFALNIGLNWFLVYAVHLSVTGSAIGTSIAQWAMAAVYLVMVGRNARQHDVSFKPDWHGIRAMTKVGSWLMLRTLSLRLAILATVLVVTAQGAVNLAAHQLAMTIFSFLAFALDALAIAAQALIGKELGARNAGRVRELTRTMIRWGLGFGVVTGLLLALVAPWAGYLFTSDTGVREALTLALWVLAVGQPLAGYVFVLDGVLIGAGDARYLAIAGVVNLAVYVPLLAAVHVIRPDGAAGLVWLWVVFALGYMLARGVTLGLRARTDKWMVLGSH comes from the coding sequence GTGCCTCAAACCACAACCATCACCACTCGTTCGAATGCCCGCGAGATTCTGCATCTGGCAGTGCCCGCGTTCGGTGCGCTCATAGCCGAGCCGCTGTTCTTGCTGGCCGACTCCGCCATCGTTGGCCACCTTGGCGTCGATCAGCTCGCTGGTGTTGGCCTGGCATCCACGATCATGCACACCGCAGTGGGACTTATGGTCTTCCTGGCATATTCGACGACGCCGGCGGTTGCCCGCGCGATCGGTGACGGTAAGTTGGCGAAAGCTTTGGCTGCAGGGCGCGACGGCGTGTGGCTGGCTTTGGTGCTGGGCATTTCGCTCGCTGTGGTCGGCTTCGTCGCTGCCGAACCTCTCGTAGGTCTGATGGGCGCCACCGGCGATGTGCGTGGGTTCGCGGTCGATTATCTGCGCTGGTCGATGCCCGGGCTCGCCGCGATGCTCCTGATATTCGCAGGCACCGGCGTGCTCCGTGGTCTTCAGGACACCCGGACTCCTCTGGTGGTTGCAACTGCAGGTTTTGCGCTGAACATCGGGCTGAACTGGTTTCTCGTGTACGCCGTGCACCTCTCCGTGACCGGTTCGGCGATCGGGACCAGCATTGCGCAATGGGCCATGGCCGCAGTGTATTTGGTGATGGTCGGGCGGAATGCACGGCAACACGACGTGTCCTTCAAGCCCGACTGGCACGGCATCCGGGCCATGACCAAGGTTGGCTCGTGGCTGATGCTGCGCACGCTCAGCCTCCGCCTCGCCATCCTCGCCACGGTCCTAGTGGTCACAGCCCAGGGTGCGGTGAACCTCGCCGCGCACCAGTTGGCGATGACCATTTTCTCCTTCCTGGCCTTCGCTCTGGACGCCCTCGCCATCGCCGCGCAAGCCTTGATCGGGAAGGAGCTGGGTGCGAGAAATGCTGGCCGCGTCCGGGAACTCACGCGGACCATGATCCGATGGGGTCTCGGTTTTGGGGTGGTCACCGGGCTGCTGCTGGCGTTGGTTGCTCCTTGGGCCGGCTACCTCTTCACCTCTGATACCGGTGTCCGGGAGGCTTTGACCCTTGCCCTCTGGGTCCTCGCCGTCGGACAGCCGTTGGCGGGCTACGTGTTTGTCCTCGACGGAGTCCTCATCGGTGCTGGCGACGCGCGCTATCTGGCGATTGCCGGCGTCGTAAATCTTGCGGTCTATGTGCCACTGCTGGCGGCCGTCCATGTCATCAGGCCCGACGGCGCGGCGGGCCTGGTGTGGTTGTGGGTCGTCTTTGCGCTCGGCTACATGCTGGCCCGCGGGGTCACGTTGGGGTTGCGTGCGCGCACTGATAAATGGATGGTGCTGGGTTCGCACTAA
- a CDS encoding antibiotic biosynthesis monooxygenase, whose translation MSHKHPVTVSVARTILPGYTRQANAWAHAGQELAREWPGYLGLGWVRSGARSNEWHMLYRFADAETLHGWEQSEERRWWIDSAREMMETTRVERRTGIEGWFSQAGDASVVVPETVVPPRWKQAISIFLPFFPLSLLANFLLHPLTQGWPLVFQVLLNIVILTPLMTYIFLPITTRLLQPWLQARPRGKSHGTS comes from the coding sequence GTGTCACACAAGCATCCCGTTACAGTTTCCGTTGCCCGCACCATCCTTCCGGGGTACACCCGACAAGCAAACGCCTGGGCACACGCCGGCCAGGAATTGGCGCGTGAGTGGCCTGGGTATCTGGGGTTGGGATGGGTTCGGAGTGGCGCCAGATCAAACGAATGGCACATGCTCTACCGCTTCGCTGATGCTGAAACGCTGCACGGATGGGAGCAGTCCGAGGAGCGGCGCTGGTGGATTGATAGCGCCCGGGAAATGATGGAGACCACCCGCGTTGAACGGCGCACAGGAATCGAGGGCTGGTTTTCACAGGCCGGTGACGCCTCTGTGGTCGTCCCCGAAACCGTTGTGCCGCCTCGTTGGAAGCAAGCTATCAGCATCTTCCTGCCTTTCTTCCCACTCAGTCTGTTGGCTAATTTCCTGCTGCACCCCCTGACGCAGGGGTGGCCGCTGGTGTTCCAAGTGCTCCTGAATATCGTCATCCTGACGCCGTTGATGACGTACATCTTCCTGCCGATCACGACGCGCCTTCTGCAGCCATGGCTACAAGCAAGGCCACGTGGGAAAAGTCACGGAACTTCTTAA
- a CDS encoding DoxX family protein, which translates to MNKSSLSTTALTVLRVIAGFLFAAHGWQKFNEFTIAGTQASFAQMGVPGASAVAPVIATLELVGGIALIIGLLTRVFAALLAIDMLGALFLVHAPAGVFVANGGYELVLLFAGAALALALAGAGKLSADNALFARQGSKLRVLA; encoded by the coding sequence ATGAACAAGTCCAGCCTGAGCACCACAGCCCTGACCGTCCTGCGCGTTATTGCAGGTTTTCTCTTCGCCGCGCACGGTTGGCAGAAGTTCAACGAATTCACCATCGCCGGAACGCAGGCCTCCTTCGCGCAGATGGGTGTCCCCGGCGCTTCCGCGGTAGCCCCGGTGATTGCAACCCTTGAACTCGTGGGAGGTATCGCGCTGATTATCGGGCTCCTGACCAGGGTCTTCGCAGCCCTCCTCGCCATTGACATGCTCGGCGCACTGTTCCTGGTTCACGCACCGGCTGGCGTCTTCGTCGCCAATGGTGGATACGAGCTAGTTCTGCTCTTCGCCGGCGCCGCCCTGGCCCTCGCTCTTGCTGGTGCCGGCAAGCTCTCCGCCGACAACGCACTCTTCGCCAGGCAGGGATCCAAGCTCCGCGTCCTCGCGTAA
- the aztD gene encoding zinc metallochaperone AztD, translating into MPHHPILISPVPATPKRRFPAKPLAAVGLSALLLTSCGAPGGSAGNGAEPAASSSEKSSPKEAGGPISRLVYTHDAGIGVLDATTLKPVGGAELSGFNRLNPAGDGRHVFVSTGDSFRLFDAGAWTEPHGDHSHHYVAEPKLTELALEADKSGHVVRHAGKTVLFNDGSGKVESFKSSSLGASIEDGALPATDVYTTPEAHHGVAVELEDGKLLVTLGNEESRSGIAILTAGKGQERQEIVRNEDCPGVHGEAVAAGEAVVVGCENGMLIYKDGVITKVASPDAYGRLGNQAGCEKSPVILGDYKVDKAAELERPTRISLVNTETANLQLVDIGTSYSFRSLGRGPAGEALVLGTDGSLRVIDPVSGSVTSTIPVVAAWEESTTWQDPRPTLFVQGSTAFVTEPATSTIHAVDLKTGKVKKSAELEHVPNELTGVEG; encoded by the coding sequence ATGCCTCATCATCCCATCCTTATTTCCCCTGTCCCAGCCACCCCGAAACGCCGATTCCCCGCAAAGCCGCTTGCCGCCGTCGGGCTTTCCGCCCTTCTGCTGACCTCGTGCGGAGCCCCTGGAGGGTCAGCGGGCAATGGTGCAGAGCCCGCCGCTTCCAGCAGTGAGAAGTCCAGCCCGAAAGAGGCCGGCGGGCCCATTTCGCGTCTGGTTTACACGCACGATGCCGGTATTGGAGTCCTGGACGCCACCACCCTCAAGCCTGTGGGAGGAGCGGAATTGTCCGGTTTCAACCGACTGAATCCAGCTGGAGACGGACGCCACGTGTTTGTTTCCACGGGAGACTCGTTCCGCCTGTTCGACGCAGGTGCCTGGACCGAGCCGCACGGTGACCATAGTCATCACTACGTCGCTGAGCCCAAGCTGACCGAGCTGGCGTTGGAAGCGGACAAGTCCGGTCACGTGGTTCGTCATGCCGGTAAGACAGTCCTCTTCAATGACGGATCAGGCAAGGTTGAGAGCTTCAAGTCGTCCTCATTGGGTGCTTCGATCGAGGATGGTGCCCTGCCCGCAACCGACGTCTACACAACGCCAGAAGCGCATCACGGTGTGGCAGTCGAACTTGAAGATGGCAAGTTGCTGGTGACGCTCGGAAATGAGGAAAGCCGCTCCGGAATCGCTATCCTCACCGCAGGTAAGGGCCAAGAGCGTCAGGAAATCGTCCGCAATGAGGACTGCCCTGGCGTCCATGGTGAGGCTGTTGCTGCCGGAGAAGCTGTGGTGGTCGGTTGTGAGAACGGCATGCTGATTTACAAGGATGGCGTGATCACCAAGGTGGCCAGCCCCGATGCATATGGACGTCTGGGTAATCAGGCGGGTTGCGAGAAGTCGCCCGTGATTCTGGGGGATTACAAGGTGGACAAGGCTGCTGAGCTGGAACGCCCAACCCGTATTTCGCTGGTCAACACTGAGACCGCAAACCTTCAGCTTGTGGATATTGGAACCAGCTACTCCTTCCGCTCGCTGGGGCGCGGACCTGCCGGTGAAGCTCTGGTGCTCGGAACTGATGGTTCCTTACGCGTTATCGACCCGGTTTCCGGTTCTGTGACCTCGACGATCCCGGTTGTCGCCGCTTGGGAAGAATCCACCACGTGGCAGGACCCGCGTCCCACGCTGTTTGTCCAAGGCTCGACGGCGTTCGTCACTGAACCTGCGACGAGCACCATTCACGCGGTGGACTTGAAGACGGGCAAAGTGAAGAAGTCAGCTGAGCTGGAGCATGTTCCGAATGAGCTGACTGGTGTAGAAGGCTAA
- a CDS encoding hotdog domain-containing protein — translation MSETADNSVTLRFLAAPMDIGHSGSVDAGTVLEWVDKAAYAAAVGWAKSYCVTAYVGNIHFTDPVNSGDMVEVTSTIVYTGRSSMHIHTVVSSRDPKGGPETMHSQCMVIFVAVGPDGKPIPVPQFEPATPEEIEQRDHALARIEVREQIVNAMNAQEYTDAGTAERVVLRFMAAPTDVNWGGKVHGGIVMKWIDEAAYVCASRYCGKDTVAVFSGGVRFYRPLLIGHVVEVEARLVYTGAKGMHIAVHVRSGDPKTREMNLTTYCLTVMVARDETGTAVPIPEWVPVSEEDRKLHAHARELLEIRGRAPGNRLPDHLLKATGN, via the coding sequence ATGAGTGAGACAGCCGACAATTCAGTGACCCTCCGCTTCCTTGCGGCTCCGATGGACATTGGACACAGCGGCTCGGTCGACGCTGGCACAGTCCTTGAGTGGGTGGACAAGGCCGCGTACGCCGCAGCGGTGGGCTGGGCTAAGTCGTATTGTGTCACCGCCTACGTGGGCAACATTCACTTCACCGATCCGGTGAACAGCGGCGACATGGTGGAGGTAACTTCCACCATCGTGTATACGGGTCGCTCCTCCATGCACATCCACACGGTGGTCAGTTCCCGTGACCCCAAGGGCGGACCGGAGACGATGCACAGCCAGTGCATGGTGATTTTCGTGGCGGTCGGACCTGACGGCAAGCCGATTCCCGTGCCGCAATTCGAGCCCGCCACCCCGGAAGAAATCGAGCAAAGGGATCATGCGCTTGCGCGCATTGAAGTTCGTGAACAGATCGTCAATGCGATGAACGCCCAGGAATATACCGACGCCGGGACCGCCGAGCGCGTCGTCCTGCGGTTTATGGCGGCCCCAACTGATGTGAACTGGGGCGGCAAGGTCCACGGCGGCATCGTCATGAAATGGATCGACGAAGCCGCGTACGTTTGCGCCTCGCGATACTGCGGCAAGGACACCGTGGCAGTGTTCTCAGGCGGCGTGCGCTTCTACCGGCCGTTGTTGATCGGCCACGTGGTGGAAGTAGAAGCTCGTCTCGTTTACACGGGCGCAAAGGGGATGCACATCGCTGTCCACGTCCGCTCCGGTGATCCGAAAACCCGCGAGATGAACTTAACAACGTACTGCCTCACCGTGATGGTGGCCCGGGACGAAACGGGAACGGCGGTGCCCATTCCTGAGTGGGTTCCTGTGTCCGAAGAGGACAGGAAGTTGCATGCCCACGCCCGCGAGTTGTTGGAAATCCGAGGCCGGGCTCCGGGGAATCGGCTGCCGGATCATTTGCTCAAGGCGACCGGCAACTAG
- a CDS encoding helix-turn-helix domain-containing protein, with product MSRAYVDVGRTGQKRRTLEALLAAARTLIASGVSPTVDEAAQAAGIPRSTAYRYFSGQRELLAAAHPETARTSLLPASPPEGVAERLDAVVVEFLRIIVETEAQQRTMLRLSLEQSNGEGNSLPLRQGRAIGWITEALAPLQRTMTDRDIHQLVLAIRSAIGIESLVWLIDVGGLSRVEAVASMRWTAGALLSHALSGGLPVRV from the coding sequence ATGTCAAGAGCCTACGTTGACGTTGGGCGGACCGGTCAAAAGCGTCGCACCCTGGAGGCGCTCCTCGCGGCAGCCCGTACCCTGATCGCGTCCGGCGTTTCTCCCACTGTGGATGAGGCCGCTCAAGCGGCGGGCATCCCACGAAGCACCGCCTACAGGTATTTCTCCGGACAGCGGGAGCTTCTGGCTGCCGCCCATCCTGAAACTGCACGAACATCACTGCTTCCGGCCTCTCCTCCCGAGGGTGTCGCGGAGCGATTGGACGCAGTGGTAGTGGAGTTCCTTCGGATTATTGTTGAAACCGAAGCCCAGCAACGCACCATGTTGCGGCTTTCGCTTGAGCAGTCAAACGGAGAAGGCAACAGCCTTCCCCTCCGGCAGGGCAGGGCAATTGGCTGGATCACCGAAGCGCTTGCCCCACTGCAAAGGACAATGACGGACCGGGACATCCATCAATTGGTCTTGGCGATACGCAGCGCCATCGGCATTGAGTCCCTCGTCTGGCTAATCGACGTCGGCGGGCTTAGTCGTGTGGAAGCCGTCGCCTCAATGAGGTGGACGGCAGGGGCCCTGTTGTCCCATGCGCTCTCCGGCGGGCTCCCGGTCCGCGTATAG
- a CDS encoding cupin domain-containing protein translates to METKKAASAIIRQPGEGAKRWFFGGGIHTWKATADETAGAFLLFEDEMSLNKVTPMHTHPESDETMYILAGEILMNMDGEEHRVAAGGVTIAPRGVPHAFKVLQDGTRVLCLHTPGSSQAFYDGASEPLRTEDEAQAVDFDRIRESGRVNGGIEIVGPPPFA, encoded by the coding sequence ATGGAGACGAAGAAGGCAGCATCGGCAATCATCCGACAGCCCGGAGAAGGGGCCAAGCGCTGGTTCTTCGGTGGCGGCATCCATACTTGGAAAGCGACGGCTGACGAGACAGCAGGGGCGTTCCTCCTCTTTGAAGACGAAATGTCCCTCAATAAGGTGACGCCGATGCATACGCATCCGGAGTCTGACGAGACCATGTACATCTTGGCCGGAGAGATCCTGATGAACATGGACGGTGAGGAGCATCGCGTCGCCGCCGGCGGAGTGACCATTGCGCCCCGCGGCGTGCCACACGCGTTCAAAGTTCTTCAGGACGGAACCCGCGTTTTATGCCTCCACACACCCGGCAGCTCGCAGGCGTTTTACGACGGCGCCAGCGAACCTCTTCGCACGGAAGACGAGGCTCAGGCGGTGGACTTCGACCGGATTCGAGAATCCGGTCGGGTAAATGGCGGCATCGAAATCGTTGGCCCTCCCCCGTTCGCGTAG
- the dnaB gene encoding replicative DNA helicase, with translation MSVTHLDSIEGTRASDSSRKPPQDIPAEQSVLGGMMLSKDAIADVVEIVRGHDFYRPAHETIYESIIDLYGRGEPADAVTVSDELTKRGEINRIGGPAYLHELIQTVPTAANAGYYAEIVAERAVLRRLVNAGTKIVQMGYGQDGEVEDLVNQAQAEVYAVAEKRTAEDYVALKDVMESTVDEIEASGHRGEGMVGVPTGFYELDELTHGLHPGQMIVIAARPAVGKSTFALDFARSAAIKHNLATVMFSLEMGRNEIAMRLLSAEATIGLQDLRKGTIKDEQWSKIATTMGRMNDAPLFIDDSPNMSLMEIRAKCRRLKQQHDLKLVILDYLQLMSSGKKVESRQQEVSEFSRALKLLAKELQVPVIALSQLNRGSEQRQDKRPMVSDLRESGSIEQDADMVILLHREDVYDKESPRAGEADILIAKHRNGPTKDIVVAFQGHYSRFANMAGDSGGGGGF, from the coding sequence TTGTCAGTTACGCACTTGGACTCAATCGAGGGCACACGCGCTTCGGACTCGAGCCGGAAACCTCCGCAAGATATCCCCGCTGAGCAGTCAGTCTTGGGCGGCATGATGTTGTCCAAGGATGCCATTGCCGATGTTGTGGAAATCGTCCGTGGTCATGACTTCTACCGTCCGGCTCACGAGACGATTTACGAGTCCATCATTGATCTCTATGGCCGCGGCGAACCTGCCGACGCTGTAACGGTTTCCGATGAACTGACCAAGCGAGGTGAGATCAACAGGATCGGCGGACCTGCCTACCTGCACGAGCTCATCCAAACTGTGCCTACGGCAGCCAACGCCGGCTACTACGCCGAGATCGTGGCAGAGCGCGCAGTGTTGCGCCGCCTCGTGAACGCAGGCACCAAGATTGTCCAGATGGGCTATGGCCAGGACGGCGAGGTGGAAGACCTCGTCAACCAGGCACAGGCCGAAGTCTATGCGGTTGCAGAAAAGCGCACTGCCGAAGACTACGTGGCGTTGAAGGACGTCATGGAGTCCACCGTGGATGAGATCGAAGCTTCCGGGCATCGCGGCGAAGGCATGGTGGGCGTTCCCACCGGTTTCTACGAACTCGACGAACTGACCCACGGCCTCCACCCTGGCCAGATGATTGTTATCGCGGCCCGTCCTGCGGTTGGTAAGTCCACCTTCGCGTTGGACTTCGCCCGATCGGCAGCCATCAAGCACAACCTGGCTACGGTCATGTTCTCCCTCGAAATGGGTCGGAACGAGATCGCCATGCGTTTGCTCTCGGCAGAGGCAACCATCGGGCTGCAGGACCTTCGCAAGGGCACCATCAAGGACGAGCAATGGTCCAAGATCGCCACCACCATGGGTCGCATGAACGACGCCCCGCTTTTCATCGATGACAGCCCCAACATGTCACTCATGGAAATCAGGGCAAAGTGCCGCCGGCTGAAGCAGCAGCATGACCTCAAGCTCGTGATCCTGGACTACCTCCAGCTGATGAGCTCCGGTAAAAAGGTTGAGTCGCGCCAGCAGGAAGTTTCCGAGTTCTCGCGTGCCCTCAAGCTGCTAGCCAAGGAACTTCAGGTTCCCGTCATTGCGCTGTCACAGCTGAACCGTGGTTCCGAGCAGCGCCAGGACAAGCGCCCCATGGTGTCTGACCTTCGTGAATCAGGTTCCATCGAGCAGGACGCCGACATGGTCATCCTGCTCCACCGTGAAGACGTGTATGACAAAGAATCGCCGAGAGCCGGCGAGGCCGACATCCTCATCGCCAAGCACCGTAACGGTCCCACCAAAGACATTGTTGTCGCGTTCCAGGGCCACTACTCGCGCTTCGCGAACATGGCCGGCGATTCTGGTGGTGGGGGCGGGTTCTAA
- a CDS encoding MepB family protein has product MIHPDLVEAQRLIKRLGRECPQPTPEADNVEYGAAIAISGRASIRFRVGKLTPTKVGLFVAVWRRSADGGTEPFPADHASADDADTLVISVREGAKSGHFVFPLSALISHGIVSVGGSGGKRGFRVYPPWSLTSSRQARKTQEWQCAYFHDSNDIGLPAS; this is encoded by the coding sequence ATGATTCATCCGGACCTGGTCGAAGCACAGCGGCTCATCAAACGGCTTGGGAGGGAGTGCCCCCAACCCACTCCGGAGGCCGACAACGTAGAGTACGGAGCCGCTATCGCCATCAGTGGCAGGGCGTCGATTCGTTTCCGGGTCGGCAAGCTCACGCCGACGAAGGTGGGTCTGTTCGTGGCTGTGTGGCGGCGATCGGCCGACGGAGGCACGGAACCTTTCCCCGCGGACCACGCTTCCGCCGACGACGCGGACACCCTGGTGATCTCAGTAAGGGAAGGGGCGAAGTCCGGTCACTTCGTGTTTCCACTGTCAGCCCTGATCAGCCACGGCATAGTTTCCGTCGGCGGCTCCGGTGGGAAGCGTGGTTTCCGCGTTTATCCCCCGTGGTCCCTTACGTCGAGTCGCCAGGCGCGAAAGACACAGGAGTGGCAATGCGCCTACTTCCACGACTCCAATGACATTGGATTACCTGCCAGCTGA
- a CDS encoding FMN reductase: METRRITVLSAGLGVPSSSRLLADQLAASTERQLRAAGYEARIDVVELRDLAVDIANNFVTGYAAPRLAEVIAGVEDSDGIIAVSPVFSASYSGLFKSFIDVLDPKSLDGKAVLLGATGGTDRHQMVLDYAMRPLFSYLRTRVASTGVFAGPQDWGNDDGGSPLSARVDRAAGELVQLLSGPQPGRKAPTLESLPFEQLLAGISAGR; the protein is encoded by the coding sequence ATGGAAACCCGCCGCATCACAGTCCTTTCCGCCGGACTCGGCGTCCCGTCGTCGAGTCGTCTACTGGCCGACCAGCTGGCGGCCTCCACTGAGCGGCAGCTGCGGGCGGCAGGCTACGAGGCGAGGATCGACGTCGTCGAACTTCGAGATTTGGCCGTGGACATCGCCAACAACTTCGTCACCGGGTACGCCGCTCCGCGCCTCGCAGAGGTGATTGCCGGCGTCGAGGATTCCGATGGCATCATCGCCGTAAGCCCCGTTTTCAGCGCGTCCTACAGCGGCCTCTTTAAGTCCTTCATCGACGTCCTGGACCCCAAGTCCCTCGACGGCAAGGCCGTACTGCTTGGCGCCACCGGCGGTACCGACCGCCACCAGATGGTCCTGGACTACGCCATGCGTCCGCTGTTCAGCTACCTGCGGACCCGGGTTGCGTCCACCGGCGTCTTCGCCGGGCCCCAGGACTGGGGAAACGACGACGGCGGCTCGCCCCTGTCGGCCCGCGTAGACCGGGCTGCCGGTGAACTCGTGCAACTGCTCAGCGGCCCCCAGCCTGGGCGCAAGGCCCCAACCTTGGAGTCACTGCCATTCGAACAGCTGCTGGCCGGTATTTCAGCTGGCAGGTAA